From the genome of Glycine soja cultivar W05 chromosome 14, ASM419377v2, whole genome shotgun sequence:
gtggaaatttttaattaaccaTCATTATATGTacacatcataaaaaaaataaaaatatattcctaAATGTCACGTATAATATTTTTGTCAATCTAATTAACAGATCTGACGACGTGAACCAACAGggtaaaattagaaaattaataatacattCTCAAAAAAACTAAGAGATCGAATTAGGTATTaagccaaaaacaaaatatcaagatTCCTTCTGTCATCATTTGACTGAGGAATTTATCATTGTTACTACAATCATTGGATGGAATCAAGGCATTCGTgttatatctttttcttgaCTATTGCAATGTAACATCCATCAATGTTCTTCATTCTTTAGTTACCTTTATTCTCTTGCCCTTGTTACTTGTACTTATTCTTGTTGCTTTCACTAGAACATTCTACCATGAAACTTGCATATTAGAGTATATGCATGTATACTAtttgagttatatatatatatagtagttgAGTTTGACAAAATTTGTTGGAGgggtcaaataaaatattttttgtaatttattactaacacttctcagatattatttatttttacaattttgtttttttgtttttttttttgtgtagagCTGCTGTAATATGCAGTAGGAGAGTTTTGGCTGTTTTTGTGATTTTACTCCgccaaatataattttgtagtgattttaaAGGAATTGGATGTAATTGTATTATGTGAATTTAGTTCTCctagtgtttttaatttttttagttatcatcaattttatcttttattgactatgttttatatatatattttgttccttttatgtttatttggTCGGACATTTTACTCTTtaaggtaaaatatgtttttggttatgctaaaaattttaaagtttaattttagtccttttaattttgattttgtttttcgtCTCCTAATTTTGAAATGCTATCATTTTTGTCCCTCAAAATAGTTAAGATAGAAGGATGCGAAAATGTTTAGATAacactttgaaaataaaaaatatacatttcaaaataaagaatttttttttaagagactaaaatggaacttttgaaaattttagaataacaaatcatactttattttcatatgaatgataacaaatattattatatatcaatgatttaaattaaacatacaTTTTAATCCTTCTAATTTGCTTATTTACAATTTAGTCAGTGTGATAAAATGTTTATCCCACACCACATCTTTGCTTAACAGTGATGAGTTGACAACACACAGCGCAATCTGTGTGATCAAATTTTCTGGTCCTGCCCTCACTGCCTTCATCATTTTCTTTGACTCTGAAAGCTTCCTTCTCCCTCGTGAAAATATCCGAGTAGAGTAGTTTTAAAGACCCTGCAGATCTAACAGACTCGCTTGTCACATACTCTTCATGACTATAGGATATAACATTGGCTCCTTCCCCTCCTTTTAAGTGGAACTACGGAGATGCATTACAGGGTTAATAGCTAACATTGTGGAATAAATATGGACATTATTATTCCATGGAAAGATCTCAAGAGGACAAGCAGAGGGAGATCAAGAATTACATTGGAAAAGATTATTAGAAGAAATGTTATGTTGAGtaacagtttttaaaatatggttTTTGGTCAAGCTTAATGCCATGGTGTGTGATAGGGACTAGGATACTAATTCATAACCATGCTAGTAAAAGCTAACTGTTGTAGTTTTAGAGATCAAGACCTTATAAATCCTATATTAGAATCTCGTACTTGTTTAATTTGGGAGTCAAATCTCATACCTTCCAATTTGATCCTAGCATGTCATTAAGCTTTGCAATTCTCGGGTTCACTCGGGTTGGCTGTGCATATATTAGCTCTTTAACTAGTCTCTAGCAAACACTGTAATGTCAAAATCACTATCCATGACGCACATTTGCAGTCAGGAGAGATGGGAAAGGCTCTAATATCAATTGATAACCACCCAAGTATTCAAAAAAATCCTCCTTAAAAACTAGCTGCCATGGGGAGAAAATTAAGCCAATATTCCATTAAGCAGATCATATTAATCGACGAGAGACTTAGACCTTCCATAATGTCAAAATCTCTATCAATGTGATTTCCTAACTGATCTCAGCTAATAAGATaagattattgtttttgtttgtcaagTGAAAATCTCATAATCATCCATCTCTTTATAGGCATTAAATGGGTAAAGTCTTGTCAAAATTAGTtattcagagagagagagagagatagacaCTTAAATAAGCTATGAATCTTAATTTGCAATTGCATCTAATTATAATGATAACAGAACCTCTTTGAAAGTCTTAAAATATGCCCATGACAATTTTGAACAAGCCTCCTGTGGATGTTAGTGGCTGGACTGAAAACAATTCAAATGTAATTTAGGAAGCTAGAGCAACAAAACTGAAAGGATAGAAACTCTTAGATCCACCCCAACAACAAGCGTAGAACATAAGTCCACTGATATTCCACAAAGTTTCTCCAACGCACGCAGTTATGTtacttttatcattttacaACCAGTAATTCACAAGGACAAACTCTGAGAAAACATTCTTGTTATGAAcatgtaatatttaaaaaaagaaaaatacaatgcAATTGTTTAGGTTATGGCATAGGAATAATTGAAGGAACATTCAATAGATTAAAAGAATCTATTACTAACACAGAATATTTTTCTATGAACATTTTTTACATGCTACAGTGGTACAATGCTCATCCTCTTGCCCTGTAAGCAAGATCAACTAATTAATGAAGGAGAAACAATTTGAGGAGGTTATTCAAGTGCAATGATCTCAGCTGCTATACAATTTAACTGATCTTTCTAACAACTCGTGGTTGTTTCCTGAAATTTCTTTAACGCTAGATCCGTTCTTGTATATCTTGAAGGCTGGGATAGAGCTCACACTTTCTGACTTTGCTAAGTAGGGGTGGTCTTCGATTTCCACCTAAAacattatcattaaatatttaagtttcAAGAGAGAAACATCGAAAAAGACACAAAcaaatttaaagaattaataCTGGTCAACGTTGATTTTCTTAATCACATTATATGTTGCATTTGGTAATAACTGTCCCCATAGAGAGTTGAAGATTCTATTTTCTAACTACTTTTCAGTTAACATCCCCACAAGCTATGAATtctaaacaacataaaataaaccaACCTTGAGGAAATTAACTGATGGGAATCTCTTGCTGATTTGCTCCAACACAAGCAACACTTTCTTGTGGGTTGCCTTGTTGGTAAAAAGCGCCACAGCCATACCTATTGAATTAACACTCACAAGTGTTAGTGTATTTGTGGTACTCATATTAATGCAATTATACAACAGAAGCAGCCAAATGTGTCTTACCAGGTGAGGTTACATAATGTCTGAACCGATCATTACTTGAGATGGAAACCAAGTTTGAACCAAATTTCAAGTCCTTAATATCTTCACCACGCAGCATCTTGAGTTGGAGCTGAGCTTCAAACAAAGCCCTTGCCACTTCCTCATCCCCTGGCCTTTCTCTTAATAGCATTTCATAGTCTTGAATAGCAGCTTCCCACCGTTCCAACTACATGcacaaaaaagaatcacaaaaggGTTATTATTAACTGCAAACAAGTAGTAGCAGAAGAATTAAATCTTAGCATAGCAATTAAAGTACCTTGGCATTGCAATTTGCCCTCCTTAACTTTGCTTTGCTATAACTTGGCTGAACCATAAGTGCCGCGTTACAATCTTCAATTGCTTTCTCATTTTGACCAAGTTTGGAACGACATGCAGCTCTGTTGCATAGTAGAACTGAGTTGTGTGGATCATGCTCTAGTCCTTCGTTGTACACGGCACATGCTTCGATGAATTTCGAAGCCTTGAAGAGCAAGTTTCCGCTCATTCTAGCTGATGTTGCTGCTCTGGCCTTCTTTACCATTGCATTCAGCTCTCTATTGCCTGGATCAACTTTAACTGCTTGCTGAGCTGCTGTCACAGCTTCCTCAAACCTTTTAAACAACAAATTCAATTCAACTTCAGATTCACTACTAATTAGGCTCAGAAAATTTATAAGCACTGATCATTgaatttaatatacatataaagcATTGGCAGTGTGAATCTGATAATTACTATACTTCGGTGTCTACGGAACTGTAATGTACTATTATTTCACAATGCATCATTCCCACAGTCTAATTTAATGAGAATGAATCTGTTGTTTTAGCTCTTTGTTAAGAGGCTTCAAGAAAAATAGTACTTATTAGCCTGCTAGGCATACTTTTGTAACAATACATGACAATTTCCAAATACATAAACCATAACAGAAGAAATTGTCAACACATCAAAATAAAGCATTTTCACCAACCTGCCAGATGCCAAGTAAATCATTGAGCCTATCATCAATAGGTAAGCGCTACAAGCTGGGCCAAATATCTTGGTACACCaatcaattgaaaattttggCATTTTATTGTAGATGGTATAGGCCTCTTGATATCTTAAGAGCTTCAGCAAGGCTTCAATTTGTAAAGCGTAGACCTAGCACACATAaccaatttttaattagtcagcATGAATCATAGTAGTTTAGTATTTAGACCAATATAAATGCAAAGGGAAATGCTAGATAATGCCCAATTGACAGCATTATTGGCCAATTgaacgaaattttatgcaaaatcatagattaaaaactattttgggTCTGATCATATTAAacctacaaaaataaaatgttcgACCAAGGAAATGACTAACCTGTGGAGCTGAATCAGAACCTAAGGATATTGCAGACTGTGTTTCCTTTAGTATATCACTCCATGCATTGACTTTCCGTGCTTCTATGCATTTTTTAAGGTGATTTTGAAGAGCCTGAGCTTGGAAAGTAAGTATTGAATCAACATATGGGGTTATCTGATTGCAATTCAGTGCTTTTTCTGCTTCTCCCAACCTGCAATGAAAATTGCAATTCTATAAGGAGaagtaaacaaaaagaaaaacactatATGATAATGCAAAGCATACTTAGCATCATTGAGTGAAGCATATATATTACCTGAAATATATTGTGGCCAAACGGTTGTGGGCTCTGACATATGAAGGGTCCAGCTTGATTGATTCCTCACACTCAACAATTGCTTCCTGAAGCCTTCCTAAGCCAATTAAAGCTGCACTTTTGTTGCAATGATATATTGCCTTATTTGAATCAAGTGCAATTGCTCGATCATACAGAGCCAAGGCCTCTTCAAATCTTCCCTGCTTGTATGCATCATTTCCCATGGATTTCGACACCTCAGGGTCCACTTTTTTCATCCTTGGACTCAAAAACTGTGCAACCTTATTGCCATCGCTGTTCCTATTCAAGATATTCCCCATCAAGCCTTTGCTTGCATTGGTGTAAGAACTGGGCACAGAGTTCAACTCTGCACTCTTAGGCATGTATTCCACACTCTTCCTTCTTGGGGTGTTATTCACAAGCAAATTCCCAGTGAGTTTCAATTGAGACTTGTTGTTCTCATTATTCTCATTGCTAGTACTTATCCTAGCAAGCACAAGAGAATTTCCAGTGGGCTGTCCTTGTGGTTTTCTCTCATGACTTTTGTCCTTGTTTTGTTGAACAACCTTAGTTGAAATTGAGGTACTAGAGGACGATGATGTTGAGCTTCTTGCAGCAACATCTGAATGCCTCTGATGTTGGTTGTTTCGATTTGTACAAGGTTGTTGGTGAATAGAGGCACTTTTTCTGGCAGGTTTTTGTTCTACACCACTCGGTTTGTGTGGTGGCTCAGTGCCAGTGGATCTTTTTCTTGAAACCTTTGATTCTTcacttttgacatcatcatcaCTCTGTGCATTCTTAAAGGGTAGGGAATGAACAGATGCTTTTCTCATCTTATGGCTTTTGAGGTGGAGAATTCTCCCCATGAGACCACAACCCAATTCACTCCCTACCTTCTTGTTGTTCTTTGCCTTCATTTCCATGGCTTGTTGAAATAGCTATGTGACGTGTCACAGAAACAACTGTGTGTGTTGTTTAGATGGAgggaaaaactaaacaaaatgaACCAAAGAATAAGGCACAGAAGGCAGAAAGATATCTGAGAGATTATGAAAGGGAAGTCTTAAAGTGATGGCTTCAATACAAAGCACTTTATTATGAAAGAGGCATGCcctgtacaatatatatatatagtcttaTAGAGTGCCTTCCAAGAAACTACTCACTCTTTCTTCCGCGTCTTTCGGGACACAAAAAGGGCAAGGGTTGATGATTCAAGAGAAGGGTAACATACATACAAGGAAAATACATAGGATAAGTTCTGCGATTAAACAAAGACTAGGATAAGTTAAAAGTGAAATTTTCACAGATAACCGTATTGGGATAAAACATGTTAACATGAACGTTGAAGACCAAAATTCACAACTCGTATCATAGTGACAGCATGGGATTTAAA
Proteins encoded in this window:
- the LOC114383126 gene encoding TPR repeat-containing thioredoxin TTL1-like yields the protein MEMKAKNNKKVGSELGCGLMGRILHLKSHKMRKASVHSLPFKNAQSDDDVKSEESKVSRKRSTGTEPPHKPSGVEQKPARKSASIHQQPCTNRNNQHQRHSDVAARSSTSSSSSTSISTKVVQQNKDKSHERKPQGQPTGNSLVLARISTSNENNENNKSQLKLTGNLLVNNTPRRKSVEYMPKSAELNSVPSSYTNASKGLMGNILNRNSDGNKVAQFLSPRMKKVDPEVSKSMGNDAYKQGRFEEALALYDRAIALDSNKAIYHCNKSAALIGLGRLQEAIVECEESIKLDPSYVRAHNRLATIYFRLGEAEKALNCNQITPYVDSILTFQAQALQNHLKKCIEARKVNAWSDILKETQSAISLGSDSAPQVYALQIEALLKLLRYQEAYTIYNKMPKFSIDWCTKIFGPACSAYLLMIGSMIYLASGRFEEAVTAAQQAVKVDPGNRELNAMVKKARAATSARMSGNLLFKASKFIEACAVYNEGLEHDPHNSVLLCNRAACRSKLGQNEKAIEDCNAALMVQPSYSKAKLRRANCNAKLERWEAAIQDYEMLLRERPGDEEVARALFEAQLQLKMLRGEDIKDLKFGSNLVSISSNDRFRHYVTSPGMAVALFTNKATHKKVLLVLEQISKRFPSVNFLKVEIEDHPYLAKSESVSSIPAFKIYKNGSSVKEISGNNHELLERSVKLYSS